From the Opitutia bacterium genome, one window contains:
- a CDS encoding metallophosphoesterase yields MPTRPLTRRAFLAAAAGVPLTFLYTWRVEPHWLEITERELPIRHLPTHLVGRTLAHFSDVHVGWTVDPDYIAETFRRVAARRPDIVVQTGDLITSSGAAGLAELRRLLAGFPRGSLGSYAVLGNHDYGHNWSHPDEADAVTAELTRAGVQVLRNAQADCAGLRIVGFDDLWAGRFNPTRALAGLPAGAPVLALCHNPDACDLPGWENFHGWILAGHTHGGQCKPPFLPPPILPVKNRRYTCGAFDLAGERQLYISRGVGHLMRVRFNVRPEVALFTLRRA; encoded by the coding sequence ATGCCCACTCGCCCCCTCACCCGCCGCGCCTTTCTTGCCGCCGCCGCGGGCGTGCCGTTGACCTTCCTCTACACTTGGCGCGTCGAGCCGCATTGGCTCGAGATCACCGAGCGCGAGCTGCCGATCCGCCACCTGCCGACGCACCTTGTGGGTCGCACGCTGGCCCATTTTTCCGATGTGCATGTCGGCTGGACCGTCGATCCCGACTACATCGCCGAGACGTTTCGCCGCGTCGCTGCGCGCCGGCCGGATATCGTCGTGCAGACCGGCGATCTCATCACCTCCAGCGGCGCGGCCGGTCTCGCCGAGCTTCGGCGGCTCCTCGCGGGATTTCCGCGCGGCTCGCTCGGCAGCTACGCCGTCCTCGGCAATCACGACTACGGCCACAATTGGAGCCACCCCGACGAGGCCGACGCCGTCACCGCCGAGCTCACGCGCGCCGGCGTGCAGGTGCTGCGCAACGCCCAGGCGGATTGCGCCGGCTTGCGCATCGTCGGCTTCGACGACCTCTGGGCCGGCCGCTTCAACCCGACGCGTGCGCTGGCCGGATTGCCCGCCGGCGCGCCGGTTCTCGCGCTTTGCCACAACCCGGACGCATGCGACCTGCCGGGCTGGGAAAATTTCCACGGCTGGATCCTCGCCGGCCACACGCACGGCGGCCAATGCAAACCCCCGTTCCTCCCGCCGCCCATCCTGCCGGTGAAAAACCGCCGCTACACCTGCGGCGCCTTCGATCTCGCCGGCGAGCGCCAGCTCTACATTTCCCGCGGCGTCGGCCACCTGATGCGCGTGCGCTTCAACGTCCGGCCCGAGGTCGCGCTGTTCACGCTTCGCCGCGCGTGA
- a CDS encoding glycosyltransferase, which translates to MPNKLPESRLPRIGMVSTHGYVAAQPPLGAADTGGQVVYVLELSKKLAQLGYEVDIWTRRFEDQPEIEAVAERVRIIRMPCGGPNFIDKEYLARHLAEWAEHALRFIARHRLRYQFFNSHYWDAGVATRRLAEALDVPHIHTPHSLGLWKKQLMERDYPHDVARFEEKYNFTQRIQEERHLYATCDEVIATTPLQVDMIAADYGAPAEHVHMIPPGYDDNRFFPVSAASRNTLRRRLGYDGKVVLAIGRLARNKGYDLLIDAFSIVAPRIEDAHLHLAVGGTRLNAAEKEILADLKKRVRRYRLQSRVTFGGFVSDRDLANRYRAADVFVLSSRYEPFGMTAIEAMACGTPTVVTTHGGLYRALTFGRHALYADSFDKLDLGISIVKVLKHPRLSQRLSRMGAHKARSLFTWTGIAQQLVSLIEERATALAFSDTEWDEPWNDGD; encoded by the coding sequence ATGCCCAACAAGCTCCCTGAGTCCCGCCTGCCGCGCATCGGCATGGTCTCCACGCACGGCTACGTCGCCGCCCAGCCGCCACTCGGCGCCGCCGATACCGGCGGCCAGGTGGTCTACGTGCTCGAACTCTCGAAGAAGCTCGCGCAACTCGGCTACGAGGTCGACATCTGGACGCGCCGCTTCGAGGACCAACCCGAAATCGAAGCCGTCGCCGAGCGCGTGCGCATCATCCGCATGCCGTGCGGCGGCCCGAACTTCATCGACAAGGAATACCTCGCGCGCCACCTCGCCGAGTGGGCGGAACACGCCTTGCGCTTCATCGCCCGGCACCGGCTGCGCTACCAATTTTTCAACAGCCACTATTGGGACGCCGGCGTCGCCACCCGGCGTCTCGCCGAGGCGCTCGACGTGCCGCACATCCACACGCCGCACTCGCTCGGGCTGTGGAAAAAGCAGCTGATGGAACGCGACTACCCGCACGACGTCGCGCGCTTCGAGGAGAAATACAACTTCACCCAGCGCATCCAGGAGGAGCGCCACCTCTACGCCACCTGCGACGAGGTCATCGCCACCACGCCGCTCCAAGTCGACATGATCGCCGCCGACTACGGCGCGCCCGCCGAGCACGTGCACATGATCCCGCCGGGCTACGACGACAACCGCTTCTTCCCCGTCAGCGCCGCCTCGCGCAACACCCTGCGCCGTCGCCTCGGCTACGACGGCAAGGTCGTCCTCGCGATCGGCCGCCTCGCCCGCAACAAGGGCTACGACCTGCTCATCGACGCCTTCTCCATCGTCGCTCCGCGCATCGAGGATGCGCATCTCCATCTCGCCGTCGGCGGCACGCGCCTCAACGCGGCGGAAAAAGAAATCCTCGCCGATCTGAAGAAACGCGTCCGCCGCTACCGCTTGCAATCGCGCGTCACGTTCGGCGGCTTCGTCTCCGACCGTGACCTCGCCAACCGCTACCGCGCCGCGGACGTCTTCGTGCTCAGCAGCCGCTACGAGCCCTTCGGCATGACCGCGATCGAGGCGATGGCCTGCGGCACGCCGACGGTGGTCACCACGCACGGCGGTCTCTACCGCGCGCTCACCTTCGGCCGCCACGCGCTCTACGCCGACTCGTTCGACAAGCTCGACCTCGGCATCTCCATCGTGAAGGTCCTGAAACACCCGCGGCTCTCCCAACGGCTTTCGCGCATGGGCGCGCACAAGGCCCGCAGCCTCTTCACCTGGACCGGCATCGCCCAGCAGCTCGTCAGCCTCATCGAGGAACGCGCCACCGCGCTCGCCTTCAGCGACACCGAGTGGGACGAGCCGTGGAACGACGGCGACTAG
- a CDS encoding HAD-IIB family hydrolase translates to MPSIRLFSSDLDGTLLGNPEATRRFKFAWEALDPAARPLLAYNSGRLVDDLRRFIDDGTLPAAEFYIGGVGTQIYDVRAGAFLTEFHAHLRTGWDLALVRQIVGQFPGARAQPDEFQHEFKSSWFLDRAPRSAVRELRAQLALAGLEVNVVYSSSRDLDILPRQATKGGALAWLAPRLGIAFDETLVAGDTGNDASMFRLPGVRGIIVENAQPELFEATVDIPIYTSRQILAEGVLDGLCHFGVVCAVPSRAEARIAADDLAPSFRQLFTGTHLGGLADHERELLRTGYARALEALKRNITPLGFSACSLADNTVTGTDANYRSVWARDGAITIWSTLSVDDPEVRAAQVRTFETLLGAVSVHGQIPANVRIDTGEADYSGVGNIASIDSGLWVVIALYNYAARTGDLTLLYRHADRLHDVMVWLAAHDANNDGLLEIPEAGDWTDLFGRSYNVLYDEVLWFGANVCYGRILELMGQFDQAAAYLRRSQKIRARVLEAFWPTTNGASTETRPHRFADRQFALGDTQYLLAEITPFAFNWRCDTYANILAFLMNVLDVERARTAFRFMWGVGVNQPWPVANLYPVVQSGDPDWRAYYTVNLLNLPHHYHNGGIWPFIGGLWVRFIQRLGFHEVACRELVRLAQVNQLGRDREWEFNEWVHGQTGRPMGKAYQAWSAATFLHACHELDAEPRASDRD, encoded by the coding sequence ATGCCTTCCATTCGCCTCTTCAGCTCCGACCTCGACGGCACGCTCCTCGGCAATCCCGAGGCGACGCGCCGCTTCAAATTTGCCTGGGAAGCACTCGACCCGGCCGCGCGCCCGCTCCTCGCCTACAACAGCGGACGCTTGGTGGACGACCTCCGGCGCTTCATCGACGACGGCACGCTGCCCGCCGCCGAATTCTACATCGGCGGGGTCGGCACGCAGATCTACGACGTGCGCGCGGGCGCCTTCCTCACCGAATTCCACGCGCACCTCCGGACCGGCTGGGACCTCGCGCTCGTCCGCCAGATCGTCGGCCAGTTTCCCGGCGCCCGGGCGCAGCCCGACGAGTTCCAACACGAGTTCAAGTCCAGCTGGTTCCTCGACCGTGCGCCGCGCAGCGCGGTCCGCGAGTTGCGCGCGCAGCTCGCGCTCGCGGGTCTCGAGGTCAACGTCGTCTACTCCAGCTCGCGCGACCTCGACATCCTTCCGCGCCAAGCCACCAAGGGCGGCGCGCTCGCCTGGCTCGCTCCGCGCCTCGGGATCGCCTTCGACGAAACTCTCGTCGCTGGCGACACGGGCAACGACGCCTCGATGTTCCGCCTGCCCGGCGTCCGCGGCATCATCGTGGAAAACGCCCAGCCCGAACTCTTCGAGGCCACGGTCGACATCCCGATCTACACCTCGCGCCAGATCCTCGCCGAGGGCGTGCTCGATGGGCTCTGCCACTTCGGCGTGGTCTGCGCCGTGCCGAGCCGCGCCGAGGCTCGCATCGCCGCCGACGATCTCGCGCCGAGCTTCCGCCAGCTCTTCACCGGCACGCACCTCGGCGGACTCGCCGATCACGAACGCGAACTGCTCCGCACCGGCTACGCCCGCGCACTTGAGGCGTTGAAGCGCAACATCACGCCGCTCGGCTTCTCCGCCTGCTCGCTCGCCGACAACACCGTCACCGGCACCGACGCCAACTACCGCAGCGTCTGGGCGCGCGACGGCGCCATCACGATCTGGAGCACTCTCTCCGTGGACGACCCCGAGGTGCGCGCGGCGCAGGTCCGGACCTTCGAGACGCTGCTCGGCGCCGTCTCCGTGCACGGCCAGATCCCGGCCAACGTCCGCATTGACACCGGCGAAGCCGACTACTCCGGCGTGGGCAACATCGCCTCGATCGACAGCGGCCTGTGGGTCGTCATCGCGCTCTACAACTACGCCGCCCGCACCGGCGACCTCACCCTGCTCTACCGCCACGCCGACCGCCTGCACGACGTCATGGTCTGGCTCGCCGCCCACGACGCCAACAACGACGGCCTGCTCGAGATCCCGGAAGCCGGCGACTGGACCGACCTCTTCGGCCGCAGCTACAACGTTCTCTACGACGAGGTGCTGTGGTTCGGCGCGAACGTCTGCTACGGCCGCATCCTCGAGCTCATGGGCCAGTTCGACCAAGCCGCGGCCTACCTGCGTCGCTCGCAAAAAATCCGCGCGCGCGTGCTCGAGGCCTTCTGGCCGACCACGAACGGCGCCAGCACCGAGACGCGCCCGCACCGCTTCGCCGACCGGCAGTTCGCGCTCGGCGACACGCAATATCTCTTGGCCGAGATCACGCCCTTCGCCTTCAACTGGCGCTGCGACACCTACGCGAACATCCTCGCGTTCCTCATGAACGTGCTCGACGTCGAGCGCGCGCGCACGGCCTTCCGCTTCATGTGGGGCGTCGGCGTCAACCAGCCCTGGCCCGTCGCCAACCTTTACCCGGTGGTGCAGTCAGGCGATCCCGACTGGCGCGCCTACTACACGGTCAACCTGCTCAACCTGCCGCACCACTACCACAACGGCGGCATCTGGCCCTTCATCGGCGGCCTGTGGGTGCGCTTCATCCAGCGACTCGGTTTCCACGAAGTCGCCTGCCGCGAGCTGGTGCGCCTCGCGCAAGTCAACCAACTCGGCCGCGACCGCGAGTGGGAATTCAACGAGTGGGTGCACGGCCAGACCGGCCGGCCGATGGGCAAGGCCTACCAGGCGTGGTCCGCCGCGACCTTCCTCCACGCCTGCCACGAACTCGACGCCGAGCCGCGTGCAAGCGACAGGGACTGA